The Halofilum ochraceum DNA window CCGACGGTTCCGCGCTGCGACTCCGACAATTCCCCGATCTGCGCCTTGAGCCCGGCCATGCCGCGATCGTGCCGGAGTTGCCACTCCTTGTGTGCGTGCAGGCGGCTCCGTTCGCCCGCCTCCAGCGACAGGCTCGTCTCGATATGATGCTCCAGGTGCTGTTCCTCGGCCGAAGAGACCTCTCCGTCAGCGACGGACACCATCGCCGCCAGTCGCATGACCAGTGCAGCGGCCTCGAAGGCCGGTGAGGGGGCGCTCGGTGCGTCGTGGTCCTGTCGAAACACTACCAACTGCTCGTCGGGGTCTGGCTTTAGGCCGCTGAACCGGACATCCGGTTCCATACCGTAGCCAGTCTTCTCGAGGAGCTGCGCGAGTAACACCGATTCCTTCTTGGAGAACCTGTCCGGCTTATCGACCGGGAAGTCCTCGATCAGCTCACCAACCGGAACGAAAGTCCATTCGCGACCTTCTGCGTGGCGGTCGAGCGTCGCCCGAAGCGCTTTGAGGCCGGGATGATCCACCGACCCGGCAAGTTCCGTGGGCAGGAGCGCGACTGCGTGCAGGCTCTCGCGGCCGTTGCCGTCTTTACCCAGGAAGCGGCTGTAGGAATCGAGCTTGTCGGTGGCCTGCTCCGCGATATCGGTGAGCAGCGTGCGCGGACGCTTGAGAATCGTGATGTCGGGTAGGGCAGGCCCCTTGTAAAGATCCACTGCCCCGCGCATGCCTCCGGATGCCGGATGATATTGCGCCCGCACGGGTGTCTTGTTTGGTTTGACGACAATTCCCTCGCCGTGGCGCTCCCGGTAAAGGGACTCGAACAGCGCCCGGAATTCGGATGGACAGCGCCTCGCCGGCGTGCGCAGACGGATCTCCGGGTGATGAATTACCCACGCCAACGCCCATTCTGCCGGGATCGGCTTGCCCGCCTTGCTGAATTGTCCCAGTCCGACTTTCAGCGATGCCGGGATCTCATGTCCCGAAGTTGCGGAAACGGGCGGGGCGTTGGTGAGGTCGCGGTCGCCCCCGCCCAATTCGATCGCAGCCAGGAACTCCTCGGCGTAACGGGCAAAGGACCGATTGTCGCCATAAAGCTGCAACAGGCGCTCGACTTCAGCACGGATCGCGAGACGTTCTTCGGGATCATCGGCCCCGCTTCGGTGATCGTGCAGCAGCCGCCTTTCCAACCCGTAGAAGTACAGAAAGACGTAGCCAATGTACGCCCGCGGGTCCTTGCGGCCCTTAGCCAGCCATTCCAGATAGGCGGCGCGGCAGCGCGGTCCGATGTCCGCGTAGGCGGGCCAGTAGTCCATGCCGGCTCCGTCCCGAGCGGGGCGGGCGCGATCCACCTTCAGATTGGGGTCGATCAGGGCGGGCTCGGTTCGGTAGCCATCGACGGAGGCCAGATCACGACCGACGTACAACAGGCCACCGTCGAGCGAATAGTCTTGCACGGTCGTCGCGCGGCCAGCGGGAAGCCAGAACTGGCGGAAGTTTCGGCTGAGCTTCCTTCTCGTATTCCTGCGCCCAATGCTGTCGCCGCTCGAGGAAACCTGAACACGAACGCCGTTGTCGCGCGTCGGCCGTCGCGACTCGCGCGGCGAGTTGATGGATTTCTTGTCCGAACCGCTCAACCAGATCAGACCTCCGGCGACCAGGGCGATGATGACCAGGTATTCCAATAAAGCGTCCTCGCGGTTTTCGTTATTTACATGCCCTGAGGCGGGTCCGGATGCGTCGGCGTGCCGTGGCCGGGAGGCGCCCACCTTGCCGGATCGACTGCGCGCTAAGCCTAGCATCACCGGGTCGACCGCTGACACGGGTCCCGGAGCCACCGGTGGTTTCTTTGCAGCGGCGGGCCGGTTGTCCTACGTTCGATTCGGCGGGGGACTTCTGGGCGCTGGCGACACGGCTGCCCCGCCGGCCGATCGGCGCCGAAGAGCAGTGAACTTGCCAGTGGAGGGAACAGCTGGCGGCTCCGGGAGTGACGCATGGAGGATGGCACGTGTGATGATCTGCGCAAGTGGCACACGCGCCTCGTGGCCGGCATGAGCGGTGCCGAGGCGCAGCGCCTTTTGCGCCAAACGGGCCTCAAGGACGCCGAACTGGCGTATGTGCTCGGCATTTCCGTCTCGACGCTTCGCCGCCGCTTCCGCCAACGGCGCCTGCGTTCGCACGAGGGCGACTGCCTGTATCGCCTCACCGTGATTCTGGGCGCTGCCCCCGTAGCGTGGCTTCGGCAGGCGCAACCGGACCTGGACGGTCTAAGGCCCCTCGAGGTGATCCGAACCGAGGTCGGCTATGAGCTGATCCGCGACATGCTCGCGGCGGACGCCCGAAGCGGGCCCGGTATGGAACCCGATCGGCCTTCGCCTGCGTAACGCGCAGACGCGAGAAAGGCAGTGCACGCGGCGTTGAACCGCGGAGTTTGGCGCGGTAACGTCTGATCAACAAAGCCCGCCGGGGCTATGCCTTCATGCCAAGGTATCCTCAAACAGGCGGGTTACTTTTCCCTTCGCTTCTTCTGGGCTGGCGCGCATAGCCTAGCCCCGCCCCGGGTCGTCCACCTGCCCAACGGTCCGCGACCAAGCCACCAACGGGCTGGCCCGCGCGGCGCGGTCGCTAGGCCGGGCGCCCGATCCCCGGGAAGGGGACGGTCGTCGTCAGAAATTGCCGGAATCGCTTGTGCAGTTCGAGGAACGCCTCGTACGGGAGGCCGTCGCGCTCGATCTCGAAATCGAAGGCCGTGATCACGCCCGCATTCGGCCCGCAATGGTGCCGGTGGAAGGTGCGACACCGGGAGCCGGTGCGTGGTCCCGTGGGCACCGTACACATGTCGAGCGGGTGCTCACCCTCGTAGTAGAACGTGAGGCGCTCTCCCGAAACGGCGCTCGCGTACCAGTGGTCGGGCGGAACCGCCTGCGCCCGCGCGCGACGAAATGCGCCGGCGTCATGGTTCTCCCGGTAGTGCCGCAGCTGTTCACACCACTCGTTCAGGAACCGGTAGAGCACGACGAACTGGCTCTCGAGCTGTCTGCGGATCAGCCACGCGCGGAAACCACTGCCCGGATAGCTCACGCGACCGTCTTCGTGGCGGACTGCGGGCCACCAGATCGGTGCGGGCTCCGGTCCCTGTGCCTGTTCGTAGAAGGGGTAGGCCTCGAGCTGGCGCGCGAAAAAAGGAGCGTAATGCCGCGCCGCGGCACGGAAAAACCACAGACTCAGCGCCATGCATTGGGGGCAGGGATCCGGTCCGTCGAGCAAGTGCTCCGGGCGCAGGTGGCGGTAGCTGGTGACGTGCGGACGGTGGCGGGGCGCGCGCCGCGAGAGCCAGGCGACGATCGCCCGCGTCACGGCATAGTCGGCCGTGAGCACCGAACGCGGTGGGGCGGAGGGGCCGGCGTTGCGGCTGGCCCTCGGCATCACCGAGGCCAACGTCGGATCCGTTTCCGAGAGTCGGGTGGTGCGGTGGGCAAGGGGCAGGCGGCGGATATGCAGGGCATCGAGCTCGTCTGCGCGGAACGCCCGGCAACGATGCGCCTGAAAGGCCCCATAGAGCGGTGAGTCGAGGCTGATCTCCCGCCAGGCGGGATCGATCAGCGGTGGTGGGAGACGCCCTGGCAGGCCGAGCAGATCGTGCGTCTCGCCGGTCTCGCGCATGAACCGGTGGATCTCACCAATGGGACTGCAGTCCAGGTCCGCGATCACATCTGGAAGGCGCTCGAACGGTACGCACCCGCAATGGGGGCAGTCGCGTGCTGCGAGCTTTTCCCAGGGCGGCCACGGTCGGGCACAGACCGGACAGCATTCGGTGAACGCGCAGTGATGGATCGGGCAACGCTCGAGCCAGGGCAGGGCATAGACATCCGAGTGGTAGAGCGCGGCGGCGCATGCGGGACACTGCCGCGGGCTGCGCCCGCGCGCCGGCGATGCGCCGTCGCCGTCATTCGCCGCCTGCAGTGCCGCGACCCGCTCGAACAGCGAGCCGCGGTCGGGCACAACGCGGCGCAACGTCACTTCGATGGCTGATAGCGGGATACCCGGGTTGGCACTGAGGCAGCGGCGCAGCATCGAATAGCGGCTCTCGTAGGGGCGCTCAAAGAGCCGGCCGAGATTGACGAGGAAGGGCTCCATCAGGCGGGGCGAACCAGTGCGGGCACGAGCCCCGAGATGCGCACGCACTCGTGCACCATCTCGTCGTCGAAGGCCTCCACGCCGAGATCGGCGAGGAAGTCGGTCAGCAGGGTGTTCACCGTCGCGACGAAGTACTGCATCCCCCAGGAGTCGATCGCGTAGGCGGTCTGGTACTCGCGAAAAACCCGCCACAGATCGCCGGCGAGCGAAGCCAGGCGCCATCCCTGCTGTTCGGCCTCGGGCAGGAAATAGCCGGTGTAGGTGGGACCGTCGGCGGGGTAGCGCAGGCGATCGTACTGAGAGAGACAGAAGTGCACCTGCTCCCGGGAAGTCAGGCCGGGGAAGGTCGTGCGCTGGGCGAAGAAGCGCCCATGGATATGCGCGTAGCGCGGTTGCTCACACGCCTCGAGCAACTCGCTCGACTCCTGATCGTTACCGACAAAAAAGTGGGTCAGTGCCATGTCGAGCAGCCGCAGCCGGTCGTGGAGCTCGGCGAACGGGCCGAACTGCAGGGGCGTCAGGCGCTGCATCTCGTCGACGATCAGCACCGCATAGCGGCTGTCGCTCTCCACGGCCCGGTCGGCGATGTAGTGCAGGAACCGGTCGGCGAGGTGGTCTGCCCGGTCGTGGTTGGCCGAGCGCAGCCCGACGCTCCAGCACAGCTGGCGAAAGACCGTCATGACCGTGTGCTGGTCGCGAAGGGGCATCGAGACGTAGTAGACCGGGATCGGCGTGTTATCCCGCGCGCGCAGTTGCGAGGCGAGGGTGCGCACCGCGGTCGTCTTGCCCACGCGCGCGGCGCCCAGGATCAGCCCGCCGGTGGCCCCGGTCCACAGCCAGCGATGCAGCTCGTCGCGCAGGCCCTGGATGGCCGGCGTCTCCAGGTGCAGGCGGTCGTGCTGGAAGACCGGATGGTCGTAGAAATCGCGGGCGCTGCGGTCCATGGTCAGCCCCGGTGCGCGGCGCGCGTCGGATGCCAGACATGGCGCCGCGCGGGCTCGGTGGCCGTGGGTTCGCCGCCCTCGAGCACCAGCCCGGAACTGCGCCCGCCGGTGAACTCGGTGTAGACGCGCAGCAGGGACAACGCGTTGGTCGGCTCCGCGCGGTGCTCGAGCAGGTATCGAAAGTAGGCGGCCAGCGGGTCGCGCGCGCCGAGGCGATGGCGCGCGGCGTTCTTGTGGATCCACTGGCGGGTCGCCAGCGTATGCGCGAAACGCTGCCACGGCGTGGAGACCTGCAGCTCGCCGAGATCGGCGCCGGCGAGCGTGTAGGCGTGCAGCGTGCGGATGTCGCGCCGATCGAACTCCACCCGCACACGCGTTTCCTGCCCGGCGACGTGGACCAGTCCCGCACCATGGTAGCGCGCGTAGGCGAAGTTGATATGCGGGCGGCGATGCTCTTCGCGGTACCAGTGCAGGCGCACGACGGTACTCGACAGCAGGGGATGCCACTGGCGGGCGAGGAGGGCGGGCACGAAGCGCACGAAGTGCGCCCGGCAGTGGTGGCGGAAGACTTCCAGTGGCGCGGCGTCGCCGAGCGCGGCCTGCGGTGTCACGTTGTGCTCGGTCAGCAACACCGCGAGCGCCTCGTCGAGCGCCTGGAAGGTCATCACCGGCGGCTGCTTGCGGTTCGCGCGCGACTCCCGCTCGCGGTCGGTGGGATGCGAACCGGTGGTGGCGGCGGGGCGGTGCGTGCCCGCCTGTGCGAGGTAGTCGAACACCGCTTCCACGCGCTGGCGCACGGTCGGCACGCCCGGCGGTCCGAAGCTCAGCGTCGCGCCGAACCGCCCGCACAGGAGGTCGACGATCGAGTGCGCCTGGTGCATGAGCGCGTTGTCGAGCTGCACGGTGCCGAAGCTGATCGGGAAGGCCTCGTCGGACGCGGCCGGGAAGCAGGCGCCCGGCGCATAGCGAAGCCCCGGGGTGGTCAATGACGGCGGCCGCCACGGGCGGACGCAGCGGTCGATCAGCGTCAACAGATCCTGCTGATTCGGCTGGCGCGTGGGCGCGAGGTGGTAGCCGAGCACGCAGCGCGTATCGACGTCGATGGTCACGAGCACGCTGGCGCGCGCGATGCGCAGCGGAATCAGCTCATCGTTGAGCAGCAGGTGCACGCGGTTGCCGAGATCGAGGATGTGCTCGTCGATCTGCACGGCGCGCAGCGCGCGGTGCCCTGGATCGCCCGGCATCGGGCGGGGCGTGGCGCGGCGTCGGCGCTGCAGGCGCGCCTGTTCGAGCTCGGCGGCGCGTCGCTGCGCGTAGCGGCGCACGGACTGGTAGGCCACCGAGGCAGTGGTGTAGGGGTAGCGATCGCGCGGCCAGTGGAGCTCGGCCAGCAGGCGCTTGAATTCGCCATGCACGGCGTGGGGCGTAAGCCTCTGGGCGAAGGCGGCATCGCGGTGGCGGGCCTCGATCAGGCCATCGAGACCCTCGCGCACCGCCGGCGCGGCCTCCAGCAGGGCGCGGAAGGCACAGGAATCCCCGCCCGCGCGGGCATGCGTCGGCAACGCCCGTCGACGGCGGCGTTGGTTGACGTTGGCGTGGGGCACGAGCCCCAGGGTGAGTGCGGGCGCTTCGCCGTCCTCGCCTGCCAGGCAGCGATCGAGGATCTGGCCGACGCGGGCCGGGCTCAGCGAATGCGCGCGGGCCGCGGCCTTCAGCGCCTCGCCCGCCAGCACGCAGGCGACGACCTGCTGGTTGCGCATGAACCCCCGCTGCTGGCGACTCGAGAGCGCCTCGACCGGGATCGCCGGCCACTCGGCGAGATCCCGCAGCCGCGGCTGCTGCTCGAGGCGAGCGCGCCAGCTCAGGTGCATGGCCCGATCTCCGTGTCGAAGTCGAGCCTCCGCTCGGTAAGGCTTGCGCGCAGGTGCCCGCGGTGGACCAGGCGCAACAGCGCGATCTCGTGTGTGTAGGTGCGCTCGCGATCGCCCGCATCGACCAGGTCGCCGAGTGTGCACGGGCCCCGGTTGGCCAGGCGCTCGAGCACGGCATACTCGGCCTCGGCCGTCTCCAGCGTCCGTGACTGGTGCAGGACGCGCACGATCTCCGCCCAGTTCTCGGCCTCCGTCTCGCGCTCGAACACCGACTCGTTGCTGATGACCTCGAACTGCAGGCCGCGCGCGGCGAAGAAGTGCGCCAGCGGTTCACGCAGTTCCTCGCGCAGCACGCCGCGCGGCTTGATCTCCACGACGCGCCGCGGTCCCGCGTCGCTCACCACGTAGCAGTCGGGGGTGTAGAGCTGGCGGCGCACGCGCAGGCGAAAGGGCTGCGGCACGTAACCGCTCACGGCGGGGGCGCCCTCGAGCAGCGCGGCGTGCAGGTGCTCGGCCCGGCTGTGGAACTCCGAGAGGTGGGG harbors:
- a CDS encoding TerB N-terminal domain-containing protein, yielding MEYLVIIALVAGGLIWLSGSDKKSINSPRESRRPTRDNGVRVQVSSSGDSIGRRNTRRKLSRNFRQFWLPAGRATTVQDYSLDGGLLYVGRDLASVDGYRTEPALIDPNLKVDRARPARDGAGMDYWPAYADIGPRCRAAYLEWLAKGRKDPRAYIGYVFLYFYGLERRLLHDHRSGADDPEERLAIRAEVERLLQLYGDNRSFARYAEEFLAAIELGGGDRDLTNAPPVSATSGHEIPASLKVGLGQFSKAGKPIPAEWALAWVIHHPEIRLRTPARRCPSEFRALFESLYRERHGEGIVVKPNKTPVRAQYHPASGGMRGAVDLYKGPALPDITILKRPRTLLTDIAEQATDKLDSYSRFLGKDGNGRESLHAVALLPTELAGSVDHPGLKALRATLDRHAEGREWTFVPVGELIEDFPVDKPDRFSKKESVLLAQLLEKTGYGMEPDVRFSGLKPDPDEQLVVFRQDHDAPSAPSPAFEAAALVMRLAAMVSVADGEVSSAEEQHLEHHIETSLSLEAGERSRLHAHKEWQLRHDRGMAGLKAQIGELSESQRGTVGEYLVAIAAADGHVDPGEVKILQKLYKQLGLDPERVVSDLHGVSAGPVTVKPATPQQGYSIPEQPGRRAAAAEPTPEGGRSALDPDALQRKLAETTQVSTLLHGVFGEEDGSDESGEPAEADDASVPTIDGLDTEHSALLRRLGEHDSWERDALEKLAHHHGLMLDGALDTINEAAFDHCDAPCIEEDGDLYALDREIYQEMVQ
- a CDS encoding antitoxin Xre-like helix-turn-helix domain-containing protein; translated protein: MEDGTCDDLRKWHTRLVAGMSGAEAQRLLRQTGLKDAELAYVLGISVSTLRRRFRQRRLRSHEGDCLYRLTVILGAAPVAWLRQAQPDLDGLRPLEVIRTEVGYELIRDMLAADARSGPGMEPDRPSPA
- a CDS encoding ATP-binding protein → MDRSARDFYDHPVFQHDRLHLETPAIQGLRDELHRWLWTGATGGLILGAARVGKTTAVRTLASQLRARDNTPIPVYYVSMPLRDQHTVMTVFRQLCWSVGLRSANHDRADHLADRFLHYIADRAVESDSRYAVLIVDEMQRLTPLQFGPFAELHDRLRLLDMALTHFFVGNDQESSELLEACEQPRYAHIHGRFFAQRTTFPGLTSREQVHFCLSQYDRLRYPADGPTYTGYFLPEAEQQGWRLASLAGDLWRVFREYQTAYAIDSWGMQYFVATVNTLLTDFLADLGVEAFDDEMVHECVRISGLVPALVRPA